The following nucleotide sequence is from Hevea brasiliensis isolate MT/VB/25A 57/8 chromosome 7, ASM3005281v1, whole genome shotgun sequence.
AATTTTGTGCCATTACAACATGCAAAGTAGAAGTTTAAATCTTCAATCAACAAGTAATTAGAGTGGCACTATTAgacaaatattaaataattaaattaataatgataATAGCTAGACAATTGGCCCATAGCATATAATAATTTCAAAGTTATAAACTGTACATAATATCAATGTCTGATAATGACTAGAACAACATTTAACATGTGGATGAAAAGAAATCTATGGCaaattaactcaactcaacttaattaatcctttatcaaaaaaatttgagatcgactatatggattcgctttctccactctaaacgattttgggttaaatcctcataaatgtgtaatgcttctaggtcatgttgtactactcccctccaagtcaatttaggtctacccattttttttttctatcatctaacctaatgtgctctacttgtctaactggagcctctgtatgtctacgtttcacaggaccaaactacctcaatctcccttctctcaacttatcatcaattggcactactcttaccttttctctaatactctcattacggactttatctagtctagtatggccactcgttcaccttaacattctcatctctgcaactcttatcttaaacgcatacgactctttcaatgcccaatactcactaccatataacatagccggtcgtatgactgtaagataaaattttcttttcaacttgttgggaatcttgcgatcacataaaactcccgtagcacgtctccacttcaaccattcggctttaatcctataactaacatcctcctcacatcccccatctacttgaaggacagagcctagatatttaaagtgattactttgagacagtaccactccagtgattactttgagacagtaccactccattcaaattaactctttccctatcatcagtttggccttcactgaacttgcaatgtatgtattctgtcttcgttttacttaacttaaaaccctttgactctagagtacttctccaaagctctagctttctattgactccttctcgtattTCATCTATTAGAATAATATcttccgcaaacatcatgcaccaaggaatactctcttgtatgtgtttcatcaattcatctaaaactaatgtaaaaaggtaaaggCTTATGGCTGTTCCTTGGtgcaatccaattgagatcgaaaaatctcttgtgtcccctcccactatgtgcacaatagtagttgctccttcatacatatctttcaacacttgtatgcacCTAATAGATATCTTTTtttattctaacacattccataagacatctcttggaacactatcataagccttctccaaatcaataaaaaccatgtgtagatcttttttcacatctctatatttctctatcaagcttctaatgataaagatcgctttcatagttgaacgactgggcatgaaaccaaattgattgagagagatagaagaatcatgacgtagtcgatactccacaactctctcccataatttcatagtatggctcatgagtttaattctcctatagtttgagcaactctgtatgtctcccttattttaaaaaataggtactaaaatactcttcctccattcatcagacattttctttgaatttagaatcttattaaataatttagttaaccatgccactcccatatcttccaaacacttccacacttcaattggtatttcatcgggtctacaggctttacccatttttcattctcttaagtgcttcctttacttctaaagatttaatccttctagtataattcacattcttttctattgttttatagtctatattcacgctattaccattttgactattattaaagagatcattaaaataaattctctatctttctttaatgtcctcatctttcatcaatatttttccttctttatccttaatgcacctaacttgattgagatcttgacatttcctttctctcctccttgctaatctataaatatctttctcccctgctttagttcaaaatttctcatataacttttcaaaagcctgtactcttgcttgactaactgcctttttttacctatttctttgctatcttatactattcatatgcctcattattatcacatttagataatttcttataccattctctttttctcttcactgccttttgtacttcctcattccaccaccatctctcttttgagggtggtccatgtcctttagattctccaagtacttttctaactACTTTTCTAATGTTTGAtgtcatctgtatccacatatcattggccttcatatccagcttccatacttcagactcaagaagctcatttttgaacttcatttgctttactcctttgaattcCCACCACTTTATTCGAGCTACActgtttcttctgaccttacttgaattgttcataaatttgacatccaagaccaccaaccaatgttgacttgttaaagtctctcctggaatgaccttgcaatccttgcatagagctctatttgtcttcccgaTTAAGAGAaaatcgatttggcttctatattgcccacttttgaaagtcactaaatgtgattctctttttataaagtaggtatttgctagtattaggtcgtatgccatagcaaaatccaggatgctttttccttcctcatttcgactgccaaaaccaaaacctccatgaatattctcataaccttgtctatcactttctacatgtccattcaaatctccaccaatgaaaacattttcttcattcggtatgctttgcattaaattatccatatcttcccaaaacttttgtttactctcactgttagtcctatttgtggggcataagtactaactacatttattgtttctccttctagtactagctttactagtataattctatctcctactcttttcacagctattactgcgtctttcaatgtcctgtctatgattatgcccactccgttcttatttctctccttttcggtaaaccacagtttgtaccatgaattacccacttccttacttttctctcctacccatttagtctcctgaatgcaagcaatattcacccttctcctttccaaggtatccacaagctccattaatttttatgtaagtgatccaacattccaagtaccaaccatgATCCTTCTCCTATCCTATTTCtttctaattggtctccttctatgatatcttctattattttctatgtctatcttgtgttctcttCCACTATCTGttttactatctgtcctatggactaacttctttacccacactcgtccatgatgtgggaacacttgctcacttaacaccacacctgaGCGCCAGCATGGCGCGTGCTTTCGGTGAaagccctacacccttgcatatttctcactatacCTGGGCTCCGATATAGCGCATCGTAAGTAGAGGAcggcccaacgtttatatcatttaaatccatatcataaggtgtgatgaaatttttatgctgattatcacctaccgcaaccctctttCTTTATTCGGGCTTGGGACCGACTAAACATAAGCTACTTAGACGAAGTGGCGAAGTTAAAAAGAAATCTAtggtaattatttaaaatattaaataaagcagatatttaaaattaaattacataaaattttcatttctcttcaaCCTCTGTTAATATCATTATAAGTTTCATGTTGGAACAGGTTTAGAGTTCTTGTCATTTTACACTTTCTAAAAGTATTCATAATTTGCTTTGTCAtgtagctaaacccaaaaaagtaAATGGCCTAACAATGAAAAATCAACACTAACAAACATCATCAATGACATACATAATGAATGGAATCTATAAATCCCATTGACAACTTCTTTGGTTTCACCTATTTTGAACAGAAAAGGTCATTAGCCCATATTCCTAGTGTTGTGGTCCATGTCACCAAAcagttgtttttctttttggcGATTATCAAGATTTAATTCAATTGGTAGATATTTTGCCACGTTTAGGAACTAGTAGCCTCCAGATTATGAAAATTTTGGTACACATTTACTATGTAATTTTCTCCTTTGGTTCGGTTCATATGTATTCCTTACTAATTTTATGTTTCTGCACGTTTGGACGTGGACCCCACTTTTTCAGCTTTTCTTCCAAAGAGATTCTATTGATGACATTAATGAAGTATACACTAAGCCTAGTCATGGTCTGATTCAGGCTTGAAATCAGATTGATCTAATTTCAAATTGAAATTGAACTGAAATCGATTTGATTAAAATTGATCTTGAAGCAAACCAAAACTCAAAAAccagatttttttttccttttgttagaaaaaaaaaacaactatTAGAATTGATCAAACCAGACCAAACCTGAACCAGGACTGGAAGGCCTGACTCCAGTCCCAGGCTCCTTCAACCATTGAACCGGAACCAGCCCAGATCTAACCAATGGCCAGACCTAGTATTCACCACcacatcaataccaacaaaatccGTCATTTGTTAAATCAGTCCTATCAAGGTAAATTAAGATCAAACTGCTGTAATATTATGAAGATTTTATTCTGAACGAATCACTTGTTCCCCACAGTAATGTTACAACAAATAGCATATATTCAGCATTGACATTGAATCTTTCATCCATAAATTATAGAGCTAAGCAAGTGGTTCCACTTGATGAAGAGGACTCACCAAGAAACTCTGATCTCAACTGCATAAGCAGCCTGCCCAGATAATTTAGGCCTTCACCTTCCCGGCCTCCACCCCAAAAAAGATCATGTGGGGAAGCTTCAACAAGAACAGAGCCAGCAGTTGAGAGCAGCATAGAATTCAAATGAGGATAAATAGAGAACTTGCGTTTTAATGCCTTGTACATGACATCAATCTTGACATTATCCCAGTCAGATCTCACCTGCACATCACATGGACTGATAAGCTTCCAACAAATTGCCAGGAGTATAAGGGATTCAAAGTGAGCAATTGACGTTCCCAAGAGGCCAAGATCCATATCCTCCAATAAGATACCAGTTGATCGTTAGCAAGGACCAATATAGTCAATCTAAATTCTACTCAGTACATAATTACTATTAAGGAAGAGAGACGTGCAAAatcacatgaaaatgaaaacacAATATCGATTATGTAAGAACTTAAGGCCCTTACTTTTCTGTATTATTAACATTATAACCCTAGATTTCATTAACATACTATGAGCCAAGGTATTTGAAATTTTCACAAAAGTAGCCAATCATTATAAAAATGACAGATTCTATTCATATGAAAAAATTAATGCCATGCACTGATGCATTGCACTTTGACCATCCTAACAACAATGAATTGATGCCTAAAATTCGTAAGTTGGCGAGTGCCAATACTCCCTACCATACCAATCATTTACCATGGACTTCTGTATCCTAAGCTAGGCTACCATCTGCCAGTACAACTCCATTTTTACCTATGTTGTGCTTCATTGCTGATAAGTAGGCCATTTCTTCATGTACAGGGAAAGTGCTTGAGTTGTGCTACTTTCAAGCCTTTTTGGGTTTTAAATTAGGAAAGCTATTATATTAATGGAAACTGAAGCATAGAATGCTAACATCATAGAATGAACATTATGCCCTTATTCTTGGATAAGTAAAGAGTCCAATCTGAATCTCTATCAAAAAGTAGAAGAACACACCAGATTGGGGCACTGCCTCTGCATTGACCTTCCCATTCGTGCTGCTTCCTCTGGACTTTTTGCTGACTTAATCTTCTCAATGCAATCTTTTGCTACAGGATCATTCACCCCCAAAAACTTGTGTGCCTAAAAttcagaaaattgtgatagaattctACAATATGCGTGAGAAAACAAATATTATGCTTAAAAGGCAAATACCTGGTAATAATGCTCTACACTTGACCATGTGGCATAATCACCATTGCTATCAAACATTTGAATTGGATGAGGAGAAAAATTTGAAAAAGCCCCATAAGGATCCCAAGTCTTATAGAAGAATATGATGCTTGATTCATAAGGAGTGACAGTAGGATCAATTGCAAAAGTCTCATCCTCTGATGGGATAACTGGAGTCAGTTCCGGGATAGGCTGAAGAAATCCGCTAATTAGCATATCTGGTCCAACCTATTCAAGTGCCGCAACAGAAACACAATGAAGAGGCAGAAACAAATTACGCAAAATGAATATGGATTAAATTATTTCCAACAACCATAGtttgaattaaattcaattcCAACTTGTTCGAGTGCAATATTTAATTCCAACTCAGAGAGATAGTTGATGAAAACAATTTATTCATGGAGagaaaattgatatatatatatatatatatatatatatatatatatatatatatatatatatatatatcaatatcCCCAACCTGTTCATAGCAAACATCAATTAAATCCAAGGCTTGTGACATTTCAACCATCCCTAGTTCACCCACAGGAGTAGGTGCACTCTTTCCACCAATAATCTTTGGGGCAACAAATGCAAAAACCTGCAACAGAGAAGTCATGATAAAAGAAAAGCATTAGCTGAAATCAAAGCCATCATTGAATTATAAGCATAAGATGAACATTGTCCAACATGAACTACAAACTTCAAACATTTAAGTATATTTTCAAGTAAATCTAACTTTGAAATTTTCTTTACATAAGAGAAAAGACACCATCTGCATAAAACTTTTCCAGTTAACAAGGAAATATCCTCAAAGGAAAGCCACCTCCATAGAAATGTCTGATTGAGTCCCGAAgaagttaaaaattaaaagatcaaaaaaaaaaaaaaggataaaccTTGTGTATAACACCGGCTGAAATAGCAGAGGCAGCAAGTGTCCCTCCGCACTCCCACAAAATGGACAGATATCCACGATCATGAAAATATTCCATAACTTCTCTAGGATTTAAGACATCAAACTCCACcacttcaactcctttggatgcAAGTAGCTTCTGGAAACTCCTCCTGGCACCTCTTTGTGTTACAACTATGGTAGAAACATCAGAAACATCCCAAAGAATTGCTTCCTCAGGAAGATCAAGTGTCTGTGACATTACAATTCTCATAGGCATATGCCCACCACCATGTCTAGCTGTCAATCGAGGATCTGAttcaaaataaatagataaaaaaaattagtggCAGAAATCAAAACAGAACTAGACATCTTCACATCATAA
It contains:
- the LOC110659908 gene encoding riboflavin biosynthesis protein PYRR, chloroplastic isoform X2, with the translated sequence MAFSLGINSFRFSPIICYANPNHFHSNDAAFIKRAAELADKSAGFTSPHPNFGCVIATPSGNVAGEGYLYAQGTKPAEIQAVEVAAGSSKGATAYLNMEPGDCHGDHTAVSALVEAGIARVVVGIRHPLRHLQGNAVRALRSQGIQVDVLGEDLQSKIVEDARKSCLLVNAPLIHRATSRVPFSILKYAMTLDGKIAASTGHAAWISSRKSRNRVFELRGRSDAIIVGGNTVRRDNPRLTARHGGGHMPMRIVMSQTLDLPEEAILWDVSDVSTIVVTQRGARRSFQKLLASKGVEVVEFDVLNPREVMEYFHDRGYLSILWECGGTLAASAISAGVIHKVFAFVAPKIIGGKSAPTPVGELGMVEMSQALDLIDVCYEQVGPDMLISGFLQPIPELTPVIPSEDETFAIDPTVTPYESSIIFFYKTWDPYGAFSNFSPHPIQMFDSNGDYATWSSVEHYYQAHKFLGVNDPVAKDCIEKIKSAKSPEEAARMGRSMQRQCPNLVRSDWDNVKIDVMYKALKRKFSIYPHLNSMLLSTAGSVLVEASPHDLFWGGGREGEGLNYLGRLLMQLRSEFLGESSSSSGTTCLAL
- the LOC110659908 gene encoding riboflavin biosynthesis protein PYRR, chloroplastic isoform X1, with protein sequence MAFSLGINSFRFSPIICYANPNHFHSNDAAFIKRAAELADKSAGFTSPHPNFGCVIATPSGNVAGEGYLYAQGTKPAEIQAVEVAAGSSKGATAYLNMEPGDCHGDHTAVSALVEAGIARVVVGIRHPLRHLQGNAVRALRSQGIQVDVLGEDLQSKIVEDARKSCLLVNAPLIHRATSRVPFSILKYAMTLDGKIAASTGHAAWISSRKSRNRVFELRGRSDAIIVGGNTVRRDNPRLTARHGGGHMPMRIVMSQTLDLPEEAILWDVSDVSTIVVTQRGARRSFQKLLASKGVEVVEFDVLNPREVMEYFHDRGYLSILWECGGTLAASAISAGVIHKVFAFVAPKIIGGKSAPTPVGELGMVEMSQALDLIDVCYEQVGPDMLISGFLQPIPELTPVIPSEDETFAIDPTVTPYESSIIFFYKTWDPYGAFSNFSPHPIQMFDSNGDYATWSSVEHYYQAHKFLGVNDPVAKDCIEKIKSAKSPEEAARMGRSMQRQCPNLDMDLGLLGTSIAHFESLILLAICWKLISPCDVQVRSDWDNVKIDVMYKALKRKFSIYPHLNSMLLSTAGSVLVEASPHDLFWGGGREGEGLNYLGRLLMQLRSEFLGESSSSSGTTCLAL